In Blastopirellula sediminis, the following proteins share a genomic window:
- a CDS encoding zinc-ribbon domain-containing protein codes for MPIEFLCSACPKKLRVPDDSAGKKVRCPGCGHLQVIPTPDGAKSEPPSGEIRNPAPSPKPAPTPPPPKGPPPPLPTSEPNPFADKPLPPLAKEAPPNPYQSPSPAASAPSPYVAKPPGSGGMTPETAKVLLTIPVAILLVAQAVNFLASMLVVGFGVLMLTNPPQANNAPDQHVLWIGVAVTGGIGCVLSIGSIACLASTLFRKSYAAAWVGVLLGMVPCGLMTNCATILIAGIAFPAGVWAIVMLCMPEGKAQFR; via the coding sequence ATGCCGATCGAGTTCCTTTGCTCCGCCTGTCCGAAAAAGCTCCGCGTCCCGGACGACTCGGCTGGCAAGAAGGTGCGCTGTCCCGGCTGCGGTCATCTGCAAGTGATTCCGACGCCAGACGGCGCCAAGAGCGAACCGCCGAGCGGCGAAATCCGCAATCCGGCGCCGAGCCCAAAACCTGCCCCGACGCCGCCGCCCCCAAAAGGTCCTCCTCCTCCGCTGCCGACCAGCGAGCCGAATCCATTCGCCGACAAGCCGCTTCCGCCGCTCGCGAAAGAGGCGCCGCCGAACCCGTATCAGTCTCCGAGCCCCGCCGCATCGGCGCCTTCGCCCTACGTCGCGAAGCCGCCTGGTTCCGGCGGGATGACGCCCGAAACGGCGAAGGTGCTGCTGACGATCCCGGTCGCGATCCTGCTGGTCGCCCAGGCGGTCAATTTTTTGGCCTCGATGCTGGTGGTCGGCTTCGGAGTGCTGATGCTGACCAATCCGCCCCAGGCGAACAACGCTCCTGACCAACATGTGCTCTGGATCGGCGTCGCCGTCACCGGCGGCATCGGCTGCGTGCTGAGCATTGGCTCGATCGCCTGTCTGGCGAGCACGCTGTTCCGCAAGTCGTACGCGGCGGCGTGGGTCGGCGTGCTGCTGGGAATGGTTCCGTGCGGCCTGATGACGAACTGCGCGACAATTCTGATCGCGGGCATCGCCTTTCCGGCCGGAGTCTGGGCGATCGTGATGCTCTGCATGCCGGAAGGGAAGGCGCAGTTTCGCTAA
- a CDS encoding outer membrane protein assembly factor BamB family protein, with the protein MMKTSSLSLLLLFAALALFGCTPPASPTSSPSNTTGEHADHDHDHADHDHDHDHDADEHKEEMKPEAAAPAEEKPAAEESSASEMKKDEAVAEAKPASIPATKITSASAAPSETPAAAPEKAPAEEEAKVHVATDAKPEGKVDPQDWTYVRGPEYNGYSRATGLPDDFDPEGGEGSNVKWFAPEFGTRSTPIVMNGKLYTLCAAEQGTKREGERVVCLDALTGEFLWENRFNVYLSDVPVERVGWSAVVGDPTNGKIYALGVCGHFQCIDAETGKTDWVHKLHEEFGFLSTYGGRTNFPIVFEDLVIVSAVVIGWGDMAKPAHRFLAFDKNTGEMVWFNGTRLLPDDTTYSAPVIATLNGQKAMVFGSGDGSFWSLQPRTGKPIWNYAMSMRGINTSPTVDGDTIYVGHSEENIGDISSVMGNVAAINGALSGDITGKGLIWQQPEVMMGKSSLLKVGDYVYAFNDAGKVVGFDAKTGEPVGKRIAIGRAMRANPLYADGKIYAFESNGNWAILEPQEDGSLDILNKGRFPDGEVNGSPICAQGLLYVPTSAGIYCLEDPTKTKGFTGLPPVAPETAVSENPDIDQLQVVPCEVLMKPGHSQQFSVAAFNKLGEQLDVDLSGVTFELAGPGKIDAKGLYTSETSDAHTATTVTAKLGEVASQSRIRTVPDLPWSFNFEEIALDPMTGAGQPPITWVGARYRHVIREVDGSKVMVKISTIPKGTRSQSWMSSPELHDYTIQADVKAKKMDDGQLPDIGLIAQGYQFVLNGNDKTTQVRSWVTQQRMAKSLPFTMEPDVWYTMKMQVSNEGDIAMVRGKVWKKGEAEPADWTVEAEDTYPNRDGSPGFFGNATNAELYIDNVTVTPNDK; encoded by the coding sequence ATGATGAAGACTTCCAGTCTCTCCCTCCTACTATTGTTTGCGGCCCTCGCCCTCTTCGGCTGCACCCCGCCCGCCAGCCCGACTTCTTCGCCCAGCAATACGACCGGCGAACATGCCGACCATGATCACGATCACGCCGATCACGACCACGATCATGATCATGATGCGGACGAACACAAAGAAGAGATGAAACCGGAAGCGGCGGCGCCAGCGGAAGAAAAGCCGGCCGCCGAAGAGTCGTCTGCTAGCGAGATGAAAAAGGACGAAGCGGTCGCCGAGGCGAAGCCGGCTTCTATCCCCGCCACCAAAATTACCAGCGCTTCCGCCGCCCCGAGCGAAACGCCGGCAGCGGCGCCAGAAAAGGCTCCGGCTGAAGAAGAAGCCAAAGTCCACGTCGCTACCGACGCCAAGCCGGAAGGGAAAGTCGATCCCCAAGATTGGACTTACGTGCGTGGTCCGGAATACAACGGCTACTCGCGCGCTACCGGCCTGCCGGACGACTTCGATCCGGAAGGAGGCGAAGGAAGCAACGTCAAATGGTTCGCCCCCGAGTTCGGCACCCGCAGCACGCCGATCGTGATGAACGGCAAGCTCTACACGTTGTGCGCCGCCGAACAAGGAACCAAGCGTGAAGGGGAACGAGTCGTTTGCCTTGACGCGCTGACCGGCGAGTTCCTCTGGGAGAATCGCTTCAACGTTTATCTGTCGGACGTGCCGGTCGAACGGGTCGGCTGGTCGGCCGTCGTCGGCGATCCGACCAACGGCAAGATCTACGCGCTCGGCGTCTGCGGTCACTTTCAATGCATCGACGCCGAAACCGGCAAGACCGATTGGGTCCACAAGCTGCACGAAGAATTCGGCTTCCTGTCGACCTACGGCGGCCGCACCAACTTCCCGATCGTCTTTGAAGACCTGGTCATCGTCAGCGCCGTCGTCATCGGCTGGGGAGACATGGCCAAGCCGGCTCACCGTTTCCTGGCGTTCGACAAGAACACCGGCGAGATGGTCTGGTTCAACGGCACTCGCTTGCTGCCGGACGACACCACCTACAGCGCTCCGGTCATCGCGACGTTGAACGGTCAGAAGGCGATGGTCTTCGGCTCGGGCGACGGTTCGTTCTGGTCGCTGCAGCCCCGGACCGGCAAACCGATCTGGAACTACGCGATGTCGATGCGCGGCATCAACACTTCGCCGACCGTCGACGGCGACACCATCTATGTCGGCCATAGCGAAGAGAACATCGGCGACATCTCGTCAGTGATGGGGAACGTCGCTGCGATCAATGGCGCTTTGTCCGGCGACATCACCGGCAAAGGCCTGATCTGGCAGCAGCCCGAAGTGATGATGGGCAAGAGCTCGCTGCTGAAAGTCGGCGACTACGTCTACGCGTTCAATGACGCCGGCAAGGTCGTCGGGTTCGACGCCAAGACCGGCGAACCGGTCGGTAAACGCATCGCCATCGGCCGTGCGATGCGAGCCAATCCCCTTTACGCCGACGGCAAGATCTATGCGTTTGAATCCAACGGCAACTGGGCGATTCTCGAACCGCAAGAAGACGGCTCGCTCGATATCCTGAACAAGGGCCGTTTCCCTGACGGCGAAGTCAACGGCTCGCCGATCTGCGCTCAAGGCCTCCTCTACGTGCCGACCTCGGCCGGCATTTACTGCTTGGAAGATCCGACCAAGACGAAGGGCTTCACCGGTCTGCCGCCGGTCGCTCCGGAAACCGCCGTCAGCGAAAACCCGGACATCGACCAATTGCAGGTCGTTCCGTGCGAAGTTCTGATGAAGCCGGGTCATTCGCAGCAGTTCTCGGTCGCCGCGTTCAACAAGCTGGGCGAACAGCTCGACGTTGACCTGAGCGGCGTGACGTTTGAACTGGCCGGCCCCGGCAAGATCGACGCCAAGGGACTTTACACCTCGGAAACGAGCGACGCTCACACCGCGACCACCGTCACCGCCAAGTTGGGCGAAGTCGCCAGCCAGTCACGGATTCGCACGGTTCCGGATCTCCCCTGGAGCTTCAATTTTGAAGAGATCGCCCTCGATCCGATGACCGGCGCCGGACAGCCGCCGATTACCTGGGTCGGCGCTCGTTACCGTCACGTCATTCGTGAAGTCGACGGCAGCAAGGTGATGGTCAAGATTTCGACCATTCCGAAAGGTACCCGCAGCCAGTCGTGGATGAGCAGCCCGGAGCTGCATGACTACACGATTCAGGCCGACGTCAAAGCGAAGAAGATGGACGACGGTCAGTTGCCCGATATCGGCTTGATCGCCCAAGGCTATCAGTTCGTGCTGAACGGCAACGACAAGACGACGCAAGTTCGCAGCTGGGTGACCCAGCAGCGGATGGCCAAGTCGCTCCCCTTCACCATGGAGCCGGACGTCTGGTACACGATGAAGATGCAAGTCTCCAACGAAGGAGACATTGCGATGGTTCGCGGCAAAGTCTGGAAGAAGGGTGAGGCCGAACCGGCCGATTGGACGGTCGAAGCGGAGGATACCTATCCGAATCGCGACGGCAGCCCCGGCTTCTTCGGCAACGCGACCAACGCCGAACTGTATATCGACAACGTCACCGTCACGCCGAACGACAAGTAA
- a CDS encoding Nif3-like dinuclear metal center hexameric protein, protein MTRSNSLTVDQICRYLDQFAPTALAESWDNVGLLVGDRAASVEKLMTCLTITPEVVDEALDQGADAIVAHHPLPFRALKRITADDTVGRMLLRLIAAGVAIYSPHTGFDSAAAGINQQLAIGLGFTEIAPLKPADNPSLAPLGSGRYGKLAAPLTLAKFAAVVREFLKIDYIQAVGDPEQTIAQPAVACGAAGEFLSTAITLSCDCLLLGETNFHTSLEAKAHGVALVLVGHYASERFAVETLASQLATDFPDLKCWASERETDPITLLS, encoded by the coding sequence ATGACACGATCCAACTCGCTTACCGTCGATCAAATCTGCCGCTACCTTGATCAGTTCGCGCCGACCGCGCTGGCGGAGTCGTGGGACAACGTCGGTCTGCTGGTCGGCGATCGAGCCGCGTCGGTTGAAAAGCTGATGACCTGTCTGACCATCACGCCGGAAGTGGTCGACGAAGCGCTCGACCAAGGGGCCGATGCGATCGTCGCTCATCATCCCCTTCCCTTTCGCGCCCTGAAACGAATCACGGCGGATGACACCGTCGGACGAATGTTGCTGCGACTCATCGCCGCGGGAGTCGCGATCTATAGCCCGCACACCGGGTTCGATTCGGCCGCCGCCGGCATCAATCAACAGCTCGCCATCGGGCTCGGCTTCACCGAGATCGCGCCGCTCAAGCCGGCCGACAATCCGAGCCTGGCGCCGCTCGGCAGCGGGCGCTACGGCAAGCTGGCCGCTCCGCTGACGCTGGCCAAGTTCGCCGCCGTCGTGCGTGAGTTCCTGAAGATCGACTACATTCAGGCGGTCGGTGACCCCGAACAAACGATCGCGCAACCTGCCGTCGCATGCGGCGCCGCCGGCGAGTTCCTCTCCACCGCGATCACGCTCTCCTGCGATTGCCTACTGCTGGGCGAGACCAACTTCCACACGTCGCTGGAAGCGAAAGCCCACGGAGTCGCCCTGGTGCTGGTCGGCCACTACGCCAGCGAACGCTTCGCCGTCGAAACCCTGGCCAGCCAACTGGCGACCGATTTCCCGGACTTGAAGTGCTGGGCCAGCGAGCGGGAGACCGACCCGATTACGCTGCTTTCGTAA
- a CDS encoding DinB family protein, with product MRAVDLLRCNFEQTEALTMPIFEDLREMPLAAATPGGNQALWIFGHLTYCEGLIARQFLLGVPNELDAWAPTLGPGSRPEEDLELYPSWDEIVANFRQARDRTLAWLATQEDEDLDLPCLQPPEGMDMFFPNRGVGLSIVISHWWNHRGQLCDIRKTLGRSPIFR from the coding sequence ATGCGAGCCGTCGACCTGCTGCGCTGCAATTTCGAGCAGACCGAAGCGCTGACAATGCCGATTTTCGAGGATCTCCGCGAAATGCCGCTGGCTGCAGCGACGCCCGGCGGCAATCAGGCCCTCTGGATCTTCGGGCATCTCACCTACTGCGAAGGGCTGATCGCACGGCAGTTTTTGCTCGGGGTGCCGAACGAGCTCGACGCATGGGCGCCGACCCTTGGTCCCGGCAGCCGCCCCGAAGAAGATCTCGAGCTTTACCCGAGCTGGGACGAAATCGTCGCCAACTTCCGCCAGGCCCGCGATCGCACGCTCGCCTGGCTCGCGACGCAGGAAGACGAAGACCTGGATCTCCCTTGCCTTCAGCCGCCGGAGGGAATGGATATGTTCTTTCCGAACCGTGGCGTTGGGTTGTCGATCGTGATCTCGCACTGGTGGAATCATCGTGGGCAACTTTGCGACATCCGCAAGACGCTCGGCCGCAGCCCGATCTTTCGTTAA
- a CDS encoding SRPBCC family protein produces the protein MKLVVRSVLALMVLITIPFFVALFMPREITVTRQIVIERPRAEVFDFIKLLKNQEKFSIWGTLPGERQVSIQGEDGTEGAIIAWKSDDSNIGAGEQEITGIKQGERIDFLIRYTKPYAAIDSTYMQTDDIYDNQTQVTSTYITTMNYPTNLFLVFAEEMISDQVEISLERLKRILENPPGEE, from the coding sequence ATGAAACTAGTAGTTCGCAGCGTACTCGCCCTGATGGTCTTGATCACCATCCCGTTTTTCGTTGCGCTTTTCATGCCGCGCGAGATCACGGTAACGCGCCAGATCGTGATCGAGCGGCCCCGCGCGGAGGTTTTCGACTTCATCAAGCTGCTGAAGAACCAAGAGAAGTTCAGCATTTGGGGAACGCTCCCCGGCGAGCGGCAAGTGTCGATCCAAGGGGAAGATGGAACCGAGGGGGCGATCATCGCGTGGAAGAGCGACGACTCGAATATCGGCGCCGGCGAGCAGGAGATCACCGGGATCAAACAGGGAGAGCGAATCGACTTTCTGATTCGCTATACCAAGCCGTATGCGGCGATCGATTCGACCTACATGCAGACCGACGACATCTACGACAACCAAACGCAGGTCACGTCGACCTACATCACGACGATGAACTACCCGACCAACTTGTTCCTCGTCTTCGCTGAGGAAATGATCAGCGACCAGGTGGAGATCAGCCTGGAGCGACTAAAGCGGATTCTGGAGAACCCGCCTGGGGAAGAGTAG
- a CDS encoding outer membrane protein assembly factor BamB family protein: MQNKPFLSLLAVICAWILGAIVATLLPEQKADAEPAVGIAQPKSSEKSEPTKDWPMWGGTSLRNNVPVATGIPTDWNIGRFDRKTGEWDSSKAENIQWVAKLGSQSYGNPVVASGKVFVGTNNSSGLLPRYPSDVDLGVLVCYDEKTGEFLWQHSSEKLPTGRVHDWPLQGICCAPYVEGNRLWFVTSRGEVRCLDVEGFYDAENDGPYVDEKVTDKHEADVIWVFNMMEKLGVSQHNMCSCSIAALGDILFVNTSNGVDESHIVLPSPDAPSFIAMNKNTGEVLWTNGSPAENILHGQWSSPTVAELGGVPQVLFAGGDGWVYSFKADGGKDGKPELLWKFDGNPKESKWVIGGRGTRNNIIATPVVYDGNVYVAVGQDPEHGEGEGHLWCIDPNKRGDVSPQLAMKVEGSTRVPLPHRRIQAVNPEDGEVAVDNPNSAVIWHYGGEDFDGDGRISFEETMHRSIGTVAIKDDILYISDFSGLFHCLNAKTGKRYWTYDMLAAAWGSPLIVDGHVYIGDEDGDVCVFKLSSDPDDAEPINEVSMGNSVYSTPIVANGVLFIANKTHLFAIKAGDE; this comes from the coding sequence ATGCAAAACAAGCCCTTCCTGTCATTACTAGCGGTCATTTGCGCCTGGATCCTGGGCGCGATTGTCGCCACGTTGTTGCCGGAACAGAAAGCGGACGCTGAACCCGCCGTCGGAATCGCACAGCCGAAGTCGTCCGAAAAGTCGGAACCGACCAAAGACTGGCCGATGTGGGGCGGCACCTCGCTCCGCAATAACGTCCCGGTTGCGACCGGAATCCCGACCGATTGGAACATCGGCCGCTTCGATCGTAAGACCGGCGAATGGGATTCGTCGAAAGCCGAAAACATCCAATGGGTCGCCAAGCTCGGTAGCCAGTCGTACGGCAACCCGGTCGTCGCTTCGGGCAAGGTTTTCGTCGGCACCAACAATAGCAGCGGATTGCTCCCCCGCTATCCGTCGGACGTCGATCTCGGCGTCTTGGTTTGCTACGACGAAAAGACGGGCGAATTCCTCTGGCAACACTCCAGCGAAAAGCTGCCGACCGGTCGCGTTCATGACTGGCCGCTGCAAGGCATCTGCTGCGCTCCGTATGTCGAAGGGAACCGTCTCTGGTTCGTCACCAGCCGCGGCGAAGTTCGCTGCCTGGACGTCGAAGGCTTCTACGACGCCGAAAACGACGGTCCCTACGTCGACGAGAAGGTGACCGACAAGCACGAAGCGGACGTCATCTGGGTCTTCAACATGATGGAGAAACTCGGCGTTTCGCAGCACAACATGTGCTCCTGCTCGATCGCCGCCCTGGGAGACATCCTGTTCGTCAACACCTCGAACGGCGTCGACGAATCGCACATCGTTCTCCCCTCGCCGGACGCTCCCAGCTTCATCGCGATGAACAAGAACACCGGCGAAGTCCTCTGGACCAACGGTTCGCCGGCCGAAAACATTCTGCACGGCCAATGGTCGAGCCCGACGGTCGCCGAACTGGGCGGAGTTCCCCAAGTGCTGTTCGCCGGCGGCGACGGCTGGGTTTACTCGTTCAAGGCCGACGGCGGCAAGGACGGCAAGCCGGAACTCCTCTGGAAGTTCGACGGCAACCCGAAAGAATCGAAGTGGGTCATCGGCGGTCGCGGCACTCGCAACAACATCATCGCCACGCCGGTCGTCTATGACGGCAACGTTTACGTGGCGGTCGGCCAAGACCCGGAACACGGCGAAGGGGAAGGTCACCTCTGGTGCATCGACCCGAACAAGCGCGGCGACGTCAGCCCGCAGTTGGCGATGAAGGTGGAAGGGAGCACTCGCGTGCCGCTGCCGCACCGCCGCATTCAAGCGGTCAACCCGGAAGATGGCGAAGTCGCGGTCGACAACCCCAACAGCGCCGTGATCTGGCACTATGGCGGCGAAGACTTCGACGGCGACGGCCGCATCAGCTTTGAAGAAACGATGCACCGCAGCATCGGCACCGTCGCGATCAAAGACGACATTCTCTACATCTCGGACTTCAGCGGTCTGTTCCACTGCCTCAACGCCAAAACCGGCAAGCGGTACTGGACCTACGACATGCTGGCCGCCGCGTGGGGATCGCCGCTGATCGTCGATGGTCACGTCTACATCGGCGACGAAGACGGCGACGTCTGCGTCTTCAAGCTCTCGTCCGATCCGGACGACGCTGAGCCGATCAACGAAGTCAGCATGGGCAACTCGGTTTACTCCACCCCGATCGTCGCCAACGGCGTCTTGTTCATCGCCAACAAGACCCATCTCTTCGCCATCAAGGCGGGAGACGAGTAA
- a CDS encoding GNAT family N-acetyltransferase has translation MCAVQASPLTKSIQSPSGRSSKSSPLVIGRATQGDSFPVFEMMQRALLRPSENEFHIEQERPGYDPGQRIVCKADGQIVGHVRVIRRKTRFADRIATTLHVDELATAPEFRGRGIAAQLLAEVDAELQRCGAECAVYRTEAPDYLARRGWTALSSQTRSHGDPAQILANMQRPLPLRNWEEETNEPTRLSIRLYRQVEFAGLTSLYERRWGDLLGAAVRTQEQWRWLLDRRGFQQLYVAIDGGNKLSLDDDSRIVGYAMTGGGQILEVVAAPGREDVSAELLRRICGDAMERDQRIVYYHAPAADPLHRAVRSAAPPQRPVSNSTVMVRWRHPLQSLAEHAERFRTNLAKVGYPLPCDLGLHVEGEKHSLHFNERSGSLSDGKLGRSFIRLSQNDLVRLLCGDLNVAQALDRGELFASTKMATDAAIAALKMPPLWFPPLEDASAI, from the coding sequence ATGTGCGCGGTCCAAGCCTCGCCTCTTACGAAGTCGATCCAGTCTCCGAGCGGTCGCTCCTCTAAATCGTCGCCACTAGTTATCGGTCGCGCGACGCAGGGAGATTCTTTTCCCGTCTTCGAGATGATGCAGCGTGCTTTGCTGCGTCCTAGCGAAAACGAATTCCACATCGAACAAGAACGTCCCGGCTACGATCCTGGTCAACGGATCGTCTGCAAAGCGGATGGGCAAATCGTCGGTCACGTGCGGGTGATCCGGCGGAAGACCCGCTTCGCTGATCGGATCGCGACGACGCTGCATGTCGACGAACTGGCGACCGCGCCGGAGTTTCGCGGCCGCGGCATCGCCGCCCAACTGCTGGCCGAAGTTGACGCCGAACTGCAGCGCTGCGGCGCCGAGTGCGCGGTCTATCGGACCGAAGCGCCCGACTATCTGGCGCGGCGCGGCTGGACGGCTCTCTCGTCGCAAACCCGCAGCCATGGCGACCCGGCTCAGATCCTGGCCAACATGCAACGTCCTCTTCCGTTGCGCAACTGGGAAGAAGAAACCAACGAGCCGACGCGGCTCTCGATTCGCTTGTACCGCCAGGTCGAGTTCGCCGGGCTGACTTCGCTCTACGAACGTCGCTGGGGCGATCTGCTTGGCGCCGCGGTCCGGACGCAGGAGCAATGGCGATGGCTGCTCGATCGCCGCGGCTTCCAACAGCTTTACGTCGCGATCGACGGGGGGAACAAACTGTCGCTCGATGACGATTCGCGGATCGTCGGCTATGCGATGACCGGCGGCGGTCAGATCCTGGAAGTTGTCGCGGCCCCGGGTCGTGAAGACGTTTCGGCCGAGTTGCTTCGTCGCATCTGCGGCGACGCCATGGAACGGGACCAACGGATCGTTTACTACCACGCACCGGCCGCCGATCCGCTTCACCGCGCGGTTCGCAGCGCCGCTCCGCCGCAACGCCCGGTCTCGAATTCGACCGTGATGGTTCGCTGGCGTCACCCGCTGCAATCGCTGGCCGAACATGCCGAACGATTCCGCACCAATCTCGCCAAAGTCGGCTACCCCCTGCCGTGCGACCTCGGTCTGCATGTCGAAGGGGAAAAGCACTCGCTCCACTTCAACGAGCGGAGCGGTTCGCTGAGCGACGGCAAGCTGGGCCGGAGCTTCATCCGCTTGTCGCAGAATGACCTCGTTCGCTTGCTCTGCGGCGACTTGAACGTCGCGCAGGCGCTCGATCGCGGAGAACTCTTCGCGTCAACCAAGATGGCGACCGACGCGGCGATCGCGGCGCTCAAGATGCCGCCGCTCTGGTTCCCGCCGCTCGAAGACGCGTCGGCGATCTGA
- a CDS encoding glycosyltransferase family 2 protein, giving the protein MKSPRALTALPVFNERGTVHSVLDEVARYSSDILVVDDGSSDGTAELLAERSDIQVVTHAKNRGYGAALKTAFDYAAAENYDIIVTIDCDGQHEPQRIPRFVAACQNVDIVSGSRYLKQYSGDSEPPAERRWINQLLTAEINQRLGYQLTDAFCGFKAYRVDAISQLPVTEFGYAMPLELWVEAARAGLSVIELPVPLVYLDEKRSFGGNLDDGTTRLNYYHLVLDRTMARGEFGIDDAAISLGG; this is encoded by the coding sequence ATGAAGTCGCCTCGTGCTCTGACCGCGCTGCCGGTGTTTAACGAACGTGGAACCGTCCACTCGGTGTTGGACGAAGTTGCCCGTTACAGCAGCGACATTCTGGTCGTCGACGACGGCTCTTCGGACGGCACGGCCGAGCTGTTGGCCGAACGTAGCGACATCCAGGTCGTCACCCACGCCAAGAACCGGGGCTACGGCGCCGCGCTGAAGACGGCGTTCGACTATGCCGCCGCCGAGAACTACGACATCATCGTCACGATCGACTGCGACGGCCAACACGAGCCGCAGCGTATCCCGCGGTTCGTCGCCGCTTGCCAAAATGTCGACATCGTTTCGGGAAGCCGCTATCTGAAACAATACTCCGGCGACAGCGAACCGCCGGCCGAACGCCGCTGGATCAACCAACTGCTCACTGCCGAAATCAATCAGCGGCTCGGCTACCAGCTGACCGACGCCTTTTGCGGCTTCAAAGCGTATCGCGTCGACGCCATCAGCCAGCTGCCGGTGACCGAGTTCGGTTACGCGATGCCGCTGGAACTGTGGGTCGAAGCGGCGCGAGCCGGGCTCAGCGTGATCGAACTGCCGGTTCCGCTCGTCTATCTGGACGAAAAGCGATCGTTTGGCGGCAACCTCGACGACGGCACGACGCGGCTCAACTACTATCACCTGGTCCTCGACCGGACGATGGCCCGCGGCGAATTCGGCATCGACGACGCGGCGATTTCGCTCGGCGGCTAA
- a CDS encoding cupin domain-containing protein — protein sequence MSASSLSGYEIVHLAALPGVPCPCGTARRGLAEVADYPGTIHLTEISTDAKLHYHKQLTETYYILECADDAQMQLDDARIDLKPGMLVMIRPGTRHRAIGKMKILNIVYPKFDPSDEWFDD from the coding sequence ATGTCCGCTAGTTCCCTCTCAGGTTACGAGATCGTTCATCTCGCAGCCCTTCCCGGAGTTCCTTGCCCTTGCGGTACGGCGCGTCGCGGACTGGCCGAAGTCGCCGACTATCCCGGCACGATTCACCTGACCGAGATCTCGACCGACGCCAAGCTTCACTACCACAAACAACTGACCGAGACCTATTACATCCTGGAATGCGCTGACGACGCACAAATGCAGCTGGATGACGCTCGCATCGATCTGAAACCAGGCATGCTCGTCATGATTCGCCCCGGCACGCGACACCGAGCGATCGGCAAGATGAAGATCCTGAACATCGTCTATCCCAAGTTTGACCCCAGCGACGAGTGGTTTGACGACTAG
- a CDS encoding TfoX/Sxy family protein produces MAYDEQLASRIRGLLQRKRGVTEKRMFGGLAFLLHGNMLVGVSRNLLIARIGPDAYEEALEEENVREFDFTGRPMRGWVVIDEPGLVHFAAVKDWTDRAFEFVKTLPKK; encoded by the coding sequence ATGGCGTACGACGAACAACTCGCCTCGCGAATTCGCGGGCTGCTGCAGCGCAAACGGGGCGTAACCGAAAAACGCATGTTCGGCGGGCTTGCCTTTTTGCTCCACGGCAACATGCTGGTCGGCGTCTCACGCAATCTGCTGATCGCGCGTATTGGTCCGGACGCGTATGAGGAGGCGCTCGAAGAAGAGAACGTCCGCGAGTTCGATTTCACTGGCCGACCGATGCGCGGCTGGGTGGTGATCGACGAACCGGGACTGGTTCACTTCGCCGCGGTCAAGGATTGGACCGACCGGGCATT
- a CDS encoding response regulator, which produces MTKKVLDVGNCGPDFYAIKSFVEKTFDAKVLQADGPEDALEILRREPIALVLVNRKLDRDYTDGLEVIKQIKADAALASVPAMLITNYEEHQQLAISEGAIHGFGKLSLHKGETVDLLKPYLG; this is translated from the coding sequence ATGACCAAAAAAGTACTCGACGTCGGCAACTGCGGCCCTGATTTCTACGCGATCAAATCGTTTGTCGAAAAGACGTTCGACGCGAAGGTGCTGCAGGCCGACGGTCCGGAAGACGCCCTCGAAATCCTCCGCCGCGAACCGATTGCGCTGGTCCTGGTCAATCGCAAGCTCGACCGCGACTACACCGACGGGCTCGAAGTGATCAAGCAGATTAAAGCCGACGCCGCCCTGGCGAGCGTCCCCGCGATGCTGATCACGAACTACGAAGAGCATCAGCAGCTTGCGATCTCGGAAGGCGCCATCCATGGTTTCGGCAAGCTGTCGCTCCACAAAGGGGAAACAGTTGACTTGCTGAAGCCCTATTTGGGTTAG